The following proteins are co-located in the Fructilactobacillus carniphilus genome:
- a CDS encoding redox-sensing transcriptional repressor Rex produces MAEVKIPRATAKRLPLYYRYLNILHDGGKTRVSSTELADAIHVDSATIRRDFSYFGALGKRGYGYDVTNLLEFFKNILHQDRLTNVALVGVGNLGHALLNFNFHQDSNIRISAAFDVNPKNVNTIQGGVPIYPMDQMIKQLRDQQISVVILTVPTNVAQDVADQVSEAGVKGILNFTSRRLNVPDGIRVHNVDLTNELQTLIYFIDHYDHGNDD; encoded by the coding sequence ATGGCAGAAGTGAAGATTCCCCGTGCAACCGCAAAACGGCTACCACTTTATTATCGTTACTTAAATATTTTACACGATGGAGGAAAGACACGGGTTTCATCGACGGAACTGGCCGATGCCATTCACGTGGATTCGGCAACGATTCGGCGCGATTTTTCGTACTTTGGAGCCTTGGGAAAACGGGGTTATGGGTACGACGTTACGAACCTCTTGGAATTCTTCAAAAACATCCTGCACCAGGACCGTTTAACCAACGTAGCGTTAGTTGGAGTCGGAAACCTCGGGCACGCGCTATTAAATTTTAACTTTCACCAGGACAGTAACATTCGGATTTCTGCCGCCTTTGACGTAAATCCCAAAAACGTCAACACGATTCAAGGTGGGGTGCCGATTTATCCCATGGATCAGATGATTAAACAACTCCGGGACCAGCAGATTAGCGTGGTCATTTTAACTGTTCCGACTAATGTGGCTCAGGATGTGGCTGATCAGGTTTCAGAAGCAGGCGTGAAGGGCATCTTGAACTTTACCTCCCGACGTTTAAACGTTCCCGATGGGATTCGGGTGCACAATGTGGATCTCACTAATGAACTGCAAACTTTAATTTATTTCATCGATCATTATGATCATGGCAACGATGACTAA
- a CDS encoding ComF family protein, producing MLERCLWCDNQIRTPLTVAWLFSLHSYQAPKLCHRCQPLFEPPEQPQCPQCGRFQTDELVCGDCRAWNERGFVALKNQALYPYHGLMQEYLDRYKFQGDYALRLLVKARLEQCVVNAGALIVPIPVTAKQRQQRKFNQVEGWLTDVDWVSALVAKPKTISQHQRSRRERMQTWQPFAINPAVVAQLQGGSVCLVDDVYTTGQTLHQAQQLLSQNGVIQVRSVTLAR from the coding sequence ATGCTTGAACGTTGCTTGTGGTGTGATAACCAGATACGGACACCATTGACCGTGGCTTGGCTCTTTAGTTTGCATTCCTACCAGGCTCCTAAGCTGTGTCACCGCTGCCAACCACTTTTTGAACCACCCGAACAGCCCCAGTGCCCGCAATGTGGTCGGTTTCAAACGGATGAACTGGTTTGTGGGGACTGTCGGGCGTGGAACGAGCGGGGATTTGTCGCGCTCAAGAATCAGGCGCTTTATCCCTATCATGGTTTGATGCAGGAGTACTTGGACCGATATAAGTTTCAGGGTGATTATGCGCTACGGCTACTGGTGAAAGCCCGATTGGAACAATGCGTAGTGAATGCAGGAGCATTGATTGTACCGATTCCAGTGACCGCAAAACAACGGCAGCAACGGAAGTTTAACCAGGTTGAGGGATGGTTAACGGATGTGGATTGGGTGTCTGCGTTGGTGGCGAAGCCGAAAACGATCAGTCAACACCAACGAAGTCGGCGAGAACGGATGCAAACGTGGCAACCCTTCGCTATTAATCCTGCCGTAGTTGCCCAACTTCAAGGGGGTTCCGTCTGTTTGGTGGACGACGTGTACACAACGGGACAAACACTGCATCAGGCCCAGCAATTGTTATCACAAAATGGAGTGATCCAGGTGCGTAGCGTAACGCTCGCACGGTAA
- a CDS encoding DEAD/DEAH box helicase, translated as MDEQTFWGRLVPLPTAVARALPTDQFQQQAAIEVGPSTLHCNRCQTDCEKSGHQLPSGDYYCRNCLNLGRVDSSMQLVSQAEPNAFPPTPNPLVWSGKLTAQQQACARQVQRGFQAHRNQLLWAVTGAGKTEISFPGIAWALQHGLRVAVAAPRVDVCGELYPRYQAVFPTIPIALLHGHTETGYVYRQLTIGTTHQLLRFQAAFDVLILDEVDAFPYANNPMLEQAAHRALKPTGSCLLMTATPSFRLQRKYQGQTAYLPRRFHGHPLPQINWRVAFRWRKQLQNGQLPWVLRRLIHAKVQDRHPFLLFVPRIRDLDPIDRYLRRHVVGTPCWETVYAGDPARINKVERMRNREVLFLVTTTILERGVTFPGIDVIILGGDDQVFSVASLVQMAGRVGRKSTRPTGQVDCIVSGYAKNVRHARHQIAQMNRKGACADA; from the coding sequence ATGGACGAGCAAACCTTCTGGGGCCGCTTAGTGCCGCTGCCAACTGCGGTGGCACGGGCTTTACCCACTGATCAATTTCAGCAACAAGCAGCGATTGAAGTCGGTCCGAGCACCCTTCATTGTAACCGATGCCAAACGGATTGTGAAAAAAGCGGACACCAGCTCCCGAGTGGTGATTACTACTGCCGGAATTGCCTGAACTTAGGTCGAGTAGATAGTTCCATGCAGTTGGTGAGTCAGGCAGAACCAAATGCCTTTCCACCAACGCCAAATCCTTTAGTATGGAGCGGGAAGCTGACTGCGCAACAACAAGCTTGTGCCAGGCAGGTGCAGCGGGGTTTTCAAGCTCATCGGAATCAACTGCTGTGGGCAGTAACGGGGGCTGGTAAGACTGAGATTTCCTTTCCAGGGATTGCCTGGGCGTTACAACACGGTTTGCGAGTGGCAGTGGCTGCCCCTCGAGTTGATGTGTGTGGGGAACTTTATCCGCGTTACCAAGCCGTTTTTCCCACGATTCCGATTGCGCTACTGCATGGTCACACCGAAACGGGGTACGTATATCGGCAATTAACCATCGGTACGACTCACCAATTGCTCCGTTTTCAAGCAGCTTTTGACGTCTTGATCTTAGACGAGGTGGATGCTTTTCCGTATGCCAATAATCCCATGCTTGAACAGGCAGCTCATCGAGCGCTCAAACCAACGGGGAGTTGCCTGTTAATGACTGCAACCCCCAGTTTCCGACTCCAGCGAAAGTACCAGGGGCAGACCGCCTATTTGCCACGGCGATTTCACGGTCATCCGTTACCCCAAATTAACTGGCGGGTGGCTTTTCGGTGGCGGAAGCAGCTTCAGAATGGTCAATTACCCTGGGTGTTACGGCGACTAATTCATGCCAAGGTTCAGGACCGCCACCCTTTCTTACTATTTGTGCCCCGCATTCGTGATTTAGATCCAATTGATCGTTATTTACGCCGCCACGTGGTGGGAACTCCATGTTGGGAAACCGTGTACGCAGGGGATCCAGCGCGGATTAACAAGGTCGAACGGATGCGGAACCGAGAAGTTTTATTTTTAGTGACCACCACGATTTTAGAACGAGGGGTTACTTTTCCTGGGATTGATGTGATTATCCTGGGTGGTGATGATCAAGTCTTTTCGGTAGCTTCGTTAGTGCAAATGGCGGGCAGAGTTGGTCGTAAATCCACTCGGCCCACCGGTCAGGTTGATTGCATCGTGAGTGGCTATGCCAAAAACGTGCGCCATGCGCGCCACCAAATTGCCCAGATGAACCGAAAGGGGGCTTGTGCAGATGCTTGA
- a CDS encoding ribosome hibernation promotion factor, producing MREQVKGIYIMLSFNVRGDDVDITDEVRQTIGSQIEQINTELADGVSAVAHVNLVSYPNHLIKAEITIIFPFLLLRGEATTNAIATSISNAVDQIMSQIERYRNNVNQHAQRSGHPALFLDKEAPTMTLDVVRKKRIPLKQMDSETAILQMNLLNHDFYIYKDINNETINIIYRRNDGHYGQITTES from the coding sequence GTGCGGGAACAAGTGAAGGGGATTTACATCATGTTATCTTTTAACGTTCGTGGCGATGATGTCGACATTACGGATGAGGTTCGACAGACCATTGGGAGCCAAATTGAACAAATCAATACGGAGTTAGCGGATGGAGTTTCCGCGGTCGCCCACGTCAACCTAGTTAGCTATCCAAATCACTTGATTAAAGCTGAGATTACAATTATTTTCCCGTTTTTACTATTACGGGGAGAGGCAACAACGAATGCCATTGCCACTAGTATCAGTAACGCGGTGGATCAGATTATGAGTCAGATTGAACGCTATCGCAATAACGTGAATCAACACGCCCAACGGAGTGGTCATCCGGCGCTGTTCTTGGACAAAGAAGCTCCGACGATGACGTTAGACGTGGTCCGTAAGAAACGGATCCCGTTAAAACAGATGGACTCAGAAACCGCCATTTTACAAATGAATTTACTAAATCATGATTTTTACATCTATAAAGACATTAATAATGAAACCATTAACATCATTTATCGGCGTAACGACGGTCATTATGGCCAGATTACGACTGAAAGTTAA
- the lrgB gene encoding antiholin-like protein LrgB — protein sequence MKMELIKFLGTPMFGIALSLLVFLLGTFLFKKSKGFFLFQPLFVSMVLGIFILWLIAKVTNLDVTWVYKNLYKPGGDIIFWFIYPATIAFAIPLFKRNDIVKKYWLEILLSLVIGLSISVVIMYFVSKLLGLNNAGIASMLPQAATTAVAMPIAAGIHGIPAITAMACILNAVIIYAIGDWLIKIFRLKNPIGVGLGLGTAGHTLGSAKALELGEVQGSMAAISVVIISIVVDVVVPLFANLVHI from the coding sequence ATGAAAATGGAATTAATTAAATTTTTGGGCACGCCGATGTTCGGAATTGCCCTCTCCCTACTAGTTTTCCTATTAGGGACCTTCTTATTTAAAAAATCCAAGGGATTCTTTCTCTTTCAACCGCTGTTCGTCAGCATGGTGTTAGGAATTTTCATCCTGTGGTTAATCGCCAAAGTCACAAATCTGGACGTGACTTGGGTTTACAAAAACCTTTACAAGCCTGGTGGTGACATCATTTTTTGGTTCATCTATCCAGCCACGATTGCCTTTGCGATTCCGTTGTTTAAACGAAACGACATCGTCAAGAAGTACTGGCTGGAGATTCTCCTCTCGCTCGTAATTGGATTATCAATTTCAGTGGTCATCATGTACTTCGTTTCCAAACTATTGGGACTCAACAACGCCGGGATTGCTTCGATGCTCCCACAAGCCGCTACAACAGCCGTCGCCATGCCAATTGCCGCTGGGATTCACGGAATTCCGGCCATCACAGCCATGGCCTGCATCTTAAACGCCGTAATCATCTACGCCATCGGAGACTGGTTGATTAAAATCTTCCGCCTCAAGAACCCGATTGGAGTGGGATTAGGTTTAGGAACTGCTGGTCACACGCTAGGTTCGGCCAAAGCGTTAGAACTCGGTGAAGTCCAAGGGTCCATGGCCGCTATCTCTGTCGTTATTATCTCGATTGTGGTTGACGTCGTCGTACCGCTCTTTGCCAACTTGGTTCACATTTAA
- a CDS encoding CidA/LrgA family protein: MSTKDVKNTQDTSKAAPILVQMGIYAVILFVSYIISSLFPKNFPVPASVVGLVILYLLLTFHVIKPLHVEKVGNFLISILAFLFVPSGIQLAADLDIMKKSGLQMVVMIFISTVVMLISVSLVATVLIWLRNRFFPVKE; encoded by the coding sequence ATGTCAACTAAAGATGTAAAAAACACCCAAGACACCTCAAAGGCAGCTCCCATCCTAGTACAGATGGGTATTTATGCAGTAATTTTATTCGTTTCGTACATAATTTCATCCCTCTTTCCCAAGAACTTTCCCGTTCCAGCGTCAGTAGTGGGATTAGTGATTCTCTACCTCCTCTTAACCTTTCACGTTATCAAACCCCTCCACGTGGAAAAGGTGGGAAACTTTTTAATTAGCATTTTGGCCTTTCTCTTCGTTCCTTCCGGAATCCAACTGGCCGCTGACTTAGACATCATGAAAAAGTCAGGACTACAGATGGTGGTCATGATTTTCATTTCCACGGTCGTGATGCTGATTTCGGTTTCCCTGGTAGCCACGGTTTTGATTTGGTTACGAAACCGGTTTTTCCCAGTAAAGGAGTAA
- a CDS encoding APC family permease, with the protein MWRYLKRLIIGRPLKSTDESGQSLTIFKGLALLSSDALSSVAYGTEQITAVLITLSTAALMYQMWVALLVLILLAAITLSYRQIIYAYPSGGGAYVVARSNWGEGAGLVAGGSLLVDYMLTVAVSTTSGTEAITSAIPSLYHYQVPIAILIVLFIMVLNLRGMRDSASFLVLPVYLFILMIILMIIVGGYNILTGKITYHAAAPITASVKGMTLLMFFKAFSAGSASLTGVEAISNAVPNFKQPNRKNASNTLALMAIILAIFFGSITFLSYYMGIIPNAKDTVLSQIGTGVFGHGFFYYMLQLATALILAVAANTGFSAFPILAYNMAKDKYLPHAYLDKGDRLGYSNGIISLAIGAIVLIWIFNGKTNLLIPLYAVGVFVPFTLSQSGMIVHWLHHKEGFWPGKMFINLIGAGISVMLVLFLFALHFKEVWPYLIIMPLILYMFYRVHNHYQQVARQLRVHNKNESVQIREYEGSTVIVLVGNVTQVTRQAISYANSIADQVVAVHVSFASDPDKENKIENQFKSEYPDIRFVNIHTSYRSLNDPVLRFCDVMARKDDDINYSTTVLVPQFVPRKPWQQVLHNQTGVRLRAALNSRQNIIVSTYNYHLSN; encoded by the coding sequence ATGTGGCGATATTTAAAACGTTTAATTATTGGCCGACCGCTGAAAAGTACCGATGAATCAGGGCAATCCCTTACCATTTTTAAGGGATTAGCCCTGTTGTCGTCAGACGCGTTATCATCAGTGGCTTACGGAACGGAACAGATTACGGCAGTCTTGATTACGCTCTCAACGGCAGCCCTTATGTACCAAATGTGGGTTGCGTTGTTGGTGTTAATTCTTCTGGCCGCCATTACTTTGTCCTACCGGCAAATTATTTATGCTTACCCCTCTGGTGGGGGAGCTTACGTGGTGGCTCGGAGTAACTGGGGTGAAGGCGCTGGGCTAGTGGCCGGGGGCTCGCTACTGGTTGACTACATGTTGACCGTGGCGGTGTCTACGACCTCTGGAACGGAAGCGATTACCTCAGCAATTCCCAGCCTGTATCACTATCAGGTTCCGATTGCGATTCTGATTGTGCTGTTCATCATGGTCTTGAACCTGCGGGGGATGCGTGATTCGGCGTCCTTCCTAGTGTTGCCCGTTTACCTTTTCATTTTGATGATTATTCTAATGATTATCGTTGGTGGGTATAACATTTTAACGGGGAAGATTACCTATCATGCTGCAGCACCAATCACGGCCTCCGTGAAGGGGATGACCCTGTTAATGTTCTTTAAAGCCTTTTCGGCCGGGTCTGCTTCCTTAACCGGAGTGGAAGCCATCAGTAACGCAGTGCCCAACTTTAAGCAACCGAACCGGAAGAATGCTTCCAATACTTTGGCTTTAATGGCAATCATCTTGGCCATCTTCTTTGGTTCCATCACGTTCTTAAGTTACTACATGGGCATTATCCCGAACGCTAAGGATACGGTGCTGTCTCAAATCGGGACGGGCGTCTTTGGCCACGGGTTCTTCTACTACATGTTACAACTAGCAACGGCCTTGATTCTGGCTGTTGCTGCCAACACTGGATTCTCAGCCTTTCCCATCTTGGCTTACAACATGGCCAAAGACAAGTATCTGCCCCATGCCTACCTCGATAAGGGGGACCGGTTGGGTTACTCCAACGGGATTATTTCGCTGGCCATTGGAGCCATCGTTTTAATCTGGATCTTTAACGGGAAAACGAACCTCCTGATTCCACTGTACGCGGTTGGGGTGTTTGTACCATTCACACTATCTCAATCCGGAATGATTGTGCATTGGTTGCACCACAAGGAAGGCTTCTGGCCGGGTAAGATGTTCATTAACCTGATTGGGGCTGGAATTTCGGTTATGTTAGTGCTGTTCTTGTTTGCACTGCACTTCAAGGAAGTTTGGCCGTACCTGATCATCATGCCGTTGATCTTGTACATGTTCTACCGGGTTCACAATCACTACCAGCAAGTAGCGCGGCAGTTACGGGTTCACAATAAGAATGAATCCGTTCAGATTCGGGAATATGAGGGTTCTACAGTTATCGTGTTGGTCGGAAATGTTACCCAGGTGACCCGCCAGGCCATCAGTTATGCCAACTCGATTGCAGATCAAGTGGTCGCAGTCCACGTTTCCTTTGCTTCCGATCCGGACAAGGAAAACAAGATTGAAAATCAATTCAAGAGTGAATATCCGGATATCCGGTTTGTTAACATCCATACTTCGTACCGGTCATTGAATGATCCAGTGCTGCGGTTCTGTGATGTAATGGCCCGGAAGGATGATGATATTAACTACTCCACGACCGTCTTGGTTCCGCAATTCGTCCCGCGGAAACCATGGCAACAAGTGCTGCATAACCAGACTGGAGTCCGGTTACGGGCGGCCTTGAATTCACGACAAAACATCATTGTTTCAACTTACAATTACCATTTGAGTAACTAA
- the groL gene encoding chaperonin GroEL (60 kDa chaperone family; promotes refolding of misfolded polypeptides especially under stressful conditions; forms two stacked rings of heptamers to form a barrel-shaped 14mer; ends can be capped by GroES; misfolded proteins enter the barrel where they are refolded when GroES binds): MAKELKFSDDARSAMLKGVDKLADTVKTTMGPKGRNVVLEETAGDPTITNDGVTIAKAISLPDHFENMGAKLVSEVASKTNDVAGDGTTTATVLTQAIVKEGMKNVTAGANPVGVRRGIEKATKAAVDSLHKMSHKVENKDDIAQIASISSASEQVGSLIADAMEKVGNDGVITIEDSKGVETSLDVVEGMEFDRGYMSQYMVTDQEKMEADLDNPYILITDKKINNMQDIMPLLQSVVEQGRSLLMIADDIGGEVLPTLVLNKMRGTFNVVAVKAPGFGDRRKAQLQDIATLTGATVISDDLGLELKDTTVDQLGQSNKVNVTKDSTTIVEGKGDKDAIAQRVAEIKGQIAATNSDFDRDKLQERLAKLAGGVAVIKVGAATETELKERKYRIEDALNATRAAVEEGFVPGGGTAFINILNDVAAVEAEGDEQTGIDIVRRALEAPVKQIAENAGVDGAVIVDHLKQEKPGIGYNAADDKYEDMIAAGVVDPTKVSRSALQNAASVSSLLLTTEAVVAEEPKEDGGNDNPAMAQGMPGMM, translated from the coding sequence ATGGCTAAAGAATTAAAGTTTTCTGATGACGCTCGGAGCGCCATGCTCAAAGGGGTCGACAAGTTAGCTGACACAGTTAAAACAACGATGGGACCAAAGGGTCGGAACGTAGTCTTGGAAGAAACTGCTGGCGACCCAACGATTACCAACGATGGGGTTACGATTGCTAAGGCAATTAGTTTACCTGATCACTTTGAAAATATGGGGGCTAAGTTAGTTTCTGAGGTAGCATCCAAGACGAACGATGTTGCTGGGGACGGAACTACGACGGCTACGGTTTTAACCCAAGCCATCGTTAAAGAAGGAATGAAAAACGTGACGGCCGGTGCTAATCCAGTGGGCGTTCGTCGCGGAATTGAAAAGGCCACGAAAGCAGCCGTTGATAGCTTACACAAGATGAGCCACAAGGTGGAAAACAAAGATGATATTGCCCAAATCGCTTCGATTTCTTCTGCTAGCGAACAAGTGGGTAGTTTGATTGCCGATGCCATGGAAAAAGTTGGAAACGATGGGGTAATTACCATCGAAGACTCCAAGGGAGTAGAAACCAGCTTGGACGTGGTGGAAGGAATGGAATTTGATCGTGGTTACATGTCCCAATACATGGTCACTGATCAAGAAAAAATGGAAGCTGATTTAGACAATCCTTACATCTTAATCACCGACAAGAAGATTAACAATATGCAAGACATCATGCCGTTGTTGCAATCAGTTGTGGAACAAGGTCGTTCGTTGCTGATGATTGCCGATGACATTGGTGGCGAAGTGCTCCCAACCTTGGTTCTGAACAAGATGCGGGGGACCTTCAACGTGGTTGCTGTTAAGGCTCCTGGTTTTGGTGACCGCCGGAAGGCTCAATTACAAGACATCGCAACCTTAACTGGTGCGACTGTCATTAGTGACGACCTCGGCTTAGAATTGAAGGACACCACAGTTGATCAACTTGGACAATCCAATAAAGTAAACGTTACGAAAGATTCGACGACCATCGTGGAAGGTAAGGGGGACAAGGATGCCATTGCTCAACGCGTTGCCGAAATTAAGGGTCAAATTGCTGCTACCAACTCTGACTTTGACAGAGATAAGTTGCAAGAACGTTTGGCTAAATTAGCTGGTGGAGTAGCCGTTATCAAAGTTGGTGCTGCTACGGAAACCGAATTGAAAGAACGCAAGTACCGGATTGAAGACGCCTTGAACGCCACTCGGGCCGCCGTAGAGGAAGGATTTGTTCCCGGTGGTGGAACGGCCTTCATCAACATCTTAAACGATGTGGCTGCCGTAGAAGCAGAAGGCGACGAACAAACCGGGATTGACATCGTGCGTCGGGCTCTGGAAGCTCCGGTTAAGCAAATTGCTGAAAACGCTGGGGTAGATGGTGCTGTGATTGTGGACCACTTGAAACAAGAAAAACCAGGAATTGGGTACAATGCTGCGGACGACAAGTACGAAGACATGATTGCCGCCGGTGTAGTTGACCCAACCAAGGTTAGTCGGTCTGCCTTACAAAACGCTGCGTCTGTTTCTTCCTTATTGTTGACCACTGAAGCTGTGGTTGCGGAAGAACCAAAGGAAGATGGCGGCAACGATAATCCGGCCATGGCACAAGGAATGCCTGGCATGATGTAA
- the groES gene encoding co-chaperone GroES: MLQPIGDRVIIAIQDQPEETVGGIVLAENAKEKPTQGKVVAVGTGRVLDNGEKVAPVVSEGDVVMFDKYAGTKVNDGDQEYLVMHESDLLAIVK; the protein is encoded by the coding sequence ATGTTACAACCAATTGGAGATCGTGTCATTATTGCAATTCAAGACCAACCGGAAGAAACGGTTGGTGGTATTGTATTAGCTGAAAACGCTAAGGAAAAACCAACCCAAGGAAAAGTCGTAGCGGTTGGAACGGGGCGAGTACTTGATAACGGTGAAAAAGTTGCTCCCGTAGTTAGTGAAGGTGACGTTGTGATGTTTGATAAGTACGCCGGAACTAAAGTTAACGATGGAGATCAAGAATATCTTGTGATGCACGAAAGTGACCTCCTCGCAATCGTTAAATAA
- a CDS encoding YigZ family protein has translation MDQPFLTIAHAGNHEITIKKSKFIANIARVSTEAEAINFIQQVQTDHKKATHNCFAYVLGETNQVQRESDNGEPSGTAGVPILEVIKKNQLHNVAIVVTRYFGGIKLGAGGLIRAYSGSAAQVIEAVGIVERVTHEVLKITVDYKNYDQLNYFLTTHDFQIMDADYQADVTVTTSVADSALDQFQTDLQNLLAGNMQIKSEGTQFVERPVPNSQE, from the coding sequence ATGGATCAACCATTTTTAACGATTGCCCACGCCGGTAATCACGAAATCACCATCAAAAAATCCAAGTTCATCGCTAACATCGCTCGAGTTAGCACAGAAGCTGAGGCCATAAACTTCATTCAACAAGTTCAAACCGATCACAAAAAGGCCACCCATAACTGTTTTGCCTACGTACTGGGCGAAACCAATCAGGTGCAACGTGAAAGTGACAACGGCGAACCCAGCGGCACGGCCGGGGTTCCCATTCTAGAGGTCATCAAAAAAAATCAACTCCACAACGTCGCAATTGTGGTCACCCGGTACTTTGGAGGCATCAAGTTGGGCGCCGGGGGGCTCATCCGCGCTTATAGTGGTTCAGCAGCCCAAGTGATTGAGGCCGTAGGCATTGTGGAACGGGTGACCCACGAGGTCCTCAAAATTACCGTAGACTACAAAAATTACGACCAACTGAACTACTTTTTAACCACCCACGACTTCCAAATCATGGACGCGGATTATCAAGCCGACGTCACCGTGACCACGTCCGTGGCGGACAGTGCTTTAGACCAATTTCAAACTGATTTACAAAATCTACTAGCGGGGAACATGCAAATTAAGTCCGAAGGAACCCAATTCGTTGAACGCCCCGTCCCTAATTCCCAGGAATGA